The following are from one region of the Saimiri boliviensis isolate mSaiBol1 chromosome 18, mSaiBol1.pri, whole genome shotgun sequence genome:
- the DNAJC28 gene encoding dnaJ homolog subfamily C member 28 isoform X1 — protein MQYQTRSFLGRTLSTIMNTVYVMMAQILRSHLIKATVIPNRVKMLSYIGIIRNRMMSTHKSKKKIREYYRLLNVKEGCSADDVRESFRKLAKQYHPDSSSNTADSATFIRIEEAYRKVLSHVIEQTNARQNEGEEEEDAEKFKYKTPQHRHYLSFEGIGFGTPSQREKQYRQFRADRATEQVMEYQKQKLQSQYFPDSVTVKNIRQSKEQKITQAIERLVEDLIQESMAKGDFDNLSGKGKPLKKFSDCSYIDPMTHNLNRILIDNGYQPEWILMQKEINDTIEQLREAILVSRKKLGNPMTPTEQKQWNHVCEQFQENIRKLNKRINDFNLIVPILTRQKVHFDAQKEIIRAQKIYETLIKTKDVTDRNSNNIDQGQEEKTPGIKKGFLNWMNLWKFIKI, from the exons ATGCAGTATCAGACCAG ATCATTTCTAGGAAGAACTCTGAGTACAATAATGAACACAGTGTACGTGATGATGGCTCAAATCTTAAGATCTCACCTGATAAAGGCTACAGTGATTCCTAATCGAGTGAAAATGCTTTCTTATATTGGTATCATTAGAAATAGAATGATGTCAACCCATAAATCTAAAAAGAAGATCAGAGAATATTATAGGCTGCTGAATGTGAAGGAAGGATGCTCTGCAGATGACGTCAGGGAATCTTTTCGTAAGCTTGCCAAGCAGTATCATCCTGACAGTAGCTCTAATACTGCTGATTCTGCAACATTTATAAGAATTGAAGAAGCTTATAGAAAGGTGCTTTCACATGTGATAGAACAAACAAATGCCAGACAGAATGAaggtgaagaagaagaagatgcagaaaaattcaaatataaaacacCCCAACACCGGCATTATTTAAGTTTTGAAGGTATTGGTTTTGGGACGCCAAGTCAACGAGAGAAGCAGTACAGGCAATTTAGGGCAGACCGTGCTACTGAACAAGTGATGGAGTATCAAAAGCAGAAACTACAAAGCCAGTATTTTCCTGATAGTGTAACTGTTAAAAATATAAGACAGAGCAAAGAACAAAAGATAACTCAAGCTATAGAGCGTTTAGTGGAGGACCTCATTCAAGAATCCATGGCAAAAGGAGACTTTGACAATCTCAGTGGGAAAGGAAAACCTCTGAAAAAGTTTTCTGACTGTTCTTACATCGATCCCATGACTCACAACCTGAACCGAATATTGATCGATAATGGATACCAACCAGAATGGATCCTAatgcaaaaggaaataaatgatacTATTGAGCAACTCAGAGAGGCAATTTTAGTGTCTAGGAAAAAACTTGGGAATCCAATGACCCCAACTGAACAGAAGCAATGGAACCATGTTTGTGAGCAGTTTcaagaaaacatcagaaaattaaacaagcgaattaatgattttaatttaattgttcCCATCCTGACCAGGCAAAAAGTCCATTTTGATGCTCAGAAAGAAATTATCAGAGCCCAGAAAATATATGAGACccttataaaaacaaaagacGTCACAGATAGAAACTCAAATAACATTGATCAAGGACAAGAAGAGAAAACGCCTGGAATTAAGAAAGGTTTTTTAAACTGGATGAATTTatggaaatttattaaaatatga
- the DNAJC28 gene encoding dnaJ homolog subfamily C member 28 isoform X2 yields MNTVYVMMAQILRSHLIKATVIPNRVKMLSYIGIIRNRMMSTHKSKKKIREYYRLLNVKEGCSADDVRESFRKLAKQYHPDSSSNTADSATFIRIEEAYRKVLSHVIEQTNARQNEGEEEEDAEKFKYKTPQHRHYLSFEGIGFGTPSQREKQYRQFRADRATEQVMEYQKQKLQSQYFPDSVTVKNIRQSKEQKITQAIERLVEDLIQESMAKGDFDNLSGKGKPLKKFSDCSYIDPMTHNLNRILIDNGYQPEWILMQKEINDTIEQLREAILVSRKKLGNPMTPTEQKQWNHVCEQFQENIRKLNKRINDFNLIVPILTRQKVHFDAQKEIIRAQKIYETLIKTKDVTDRNSNNIDQGQEEKTPGIKKGFLNWMNLWKFIKI; encoded by the coding sequence ATGAACACAGTGTACGTGATGATGGCTCAAATCTTAAGATCTCACCTGATAAAGGCTACAGTGATTCCTAATCGAGTGAAAATGCTTTCTTATATTGGTATCATTAGAAATAGAATGATGTCAACCCATAAATCTAAAAAGAAGATCAGAGAATATTATAGGCTGCTGAATGTGAAGGAAGGATGCTCTGCAGATGACGTCAGGGAATCTTTTCGTAAGCTTGCCAAGCAGTATCATCCTGACAGTAGCTCTAATACTGCTGATTCTGCAACATTTATAAGAATTGAAGAAGCTTATAGAAAGGTGCTTTCACATGTGATAGAACAAACAAATGCCAGACAGAATGAaggtgaagaagaagaagatgcagaaaaattcaaatataaaacacCCCAACACCGGCATTATTTAAGTTTTGAAGGTATTGGTTTTGGGACGCCAAGTCAACGAGAGAAGCAGTACAGGCAATTTAGGGCAGACCGTGCTACTGAACAAGTGATGGAGTATCAAAAGCAGAAACTACAAAGCCAGTATTTTCCTGATAGTGTAACTGTTAAAAATATAAGACAGAGCAAAGAACAAAAGATAACTCAAGCTATAGAGCGTTTAGTGGAGGACCTCATTCAAGAATCCATGGCAAAAGGAGACTTTGACAATCTCAGTGGGAAAGGAAAACCTCTGAAAAAGTTTTCTGACTGTTCTTACATCGATCCCATGACTCACAACCTGAACCGAATATTGATCGATAATGGATACCAACCAGAATGGATCCTAatgcaaaaggaaataaatgatacTATTGAGCAACTCAGAGAGGCAATTTTAGTGTCTAGGAAAAAACTTGGGAATCCAATGACCCCAACTGAACAGAAGCAATGGAACCATGTTTGTGAGCAGTTTcaagaaaacatcagaaaattaaacaagcgaattaatgattttaatttaattgttcCCATCCTGACCAGGCAAAAAGTCCATTTTGATGCTCAGAAAGAAATTATCAGAGCCCAGAAAATATATGAGACccttataaaaacaaaagacGTCACAGATAGAAACTCAAATAACATTGATCAAGGACAAGAAGAGAAAACGCCTGGAATTAAGAAAGGTTTTTTAAACTGGATGAATTTatggaaatttattaaaatatga